One region of Bacillota bacterium genomic DNA includes:
- a CDS encoding heavy metal translocating P-type ATPase, which translates to MALPGGGQGRDGDRTVTLAVRGMMCASCVAHVEKALRGVAGVSSAEVNLASELATVRLEGDVDLEKLLKAVEDAGYEAELPAEDLHPARSLDRERAAREAEISGLRRAFLFSLAFTIPVFLLSMTGMWPGIHAGWRNAWLLWFFATPVQFYAGWRFYRGAWSALRHRLADMNVLIAVGTSAAYLYSLAMTVAPGYFRSRGFSTDVYYDTSCVIITLVLFGRWVEAVAKGRTSEAIRRLMSLTPPTARVLREGGEVEIPVEQVVPGDLVVVRPGERIPVDGQVVEGHSTVDESMLTGESLPVDKQPGDEVVGGTVNQTGSLRFRATRVGRDTVLSQIVRLVEQAQSAKPPIQRLADRVAGYFVPAVVGVAVVTFLVWYLAGPAPSFLYALLNFVAVLIVACPCALGLATPTAIMVGTGRGAELGVLVRDGGSLEELHRVRAVVLDKTGTITRGEPSLTDVVGPAEVLRWAAAVENQSEHPLARAVVAGASARGIEAPACQDFVAVPGKGVTGTAEGRRVSVGSARLLDEEGLVEPEGLKAEAERLAGAGKTVMYVVVDGRVMGLLAVADTVKPGAPEAVRVLRQMGLQVVMLTGDNRRAAMAVAQQVGIERVLAEVLPAQKAQAVQGLQREGLRVAMVGDGINDAPALAQADVGIAIGTGTDVAMEAADITVMSGDLRGVVTALQLGRATIRTIRANLFWAFVYNSLGIPVAAGVLYPFTGVLLNPMLAALAMALSSVSVVTNSLRLRRFRPFLQAA; encoded by the coding sequence ATGGCACTTCCCGGGGGTGGCCAGGGGCGAGACGGAGACCGGACGGTTACCCTGGCCGTGCGGGGGATGATGTGTGCCTCCTGTGTCGCCCACGTGGAGAAAGCCCTGCGCGGGGTGGCGGGGGTTTCCTCCGCCGAGGTGAACCTGGCCAGCGAACTGGCCACCGTCCGCCTGGAGGGGGATGTGGACCTGGAGAAGCTCCTCAAGGCGGTCGAGGACGCCGGTTATGAAGCCGAACTCCCGGCCGAGGATTTGCACCCGGCCCGCTCCCTCGATCGAGAGAGGGCAGCCCGAGAGGCGGAAATCTCCGGTCTCCGCCGGGCTTTCCTGTTCAGTCTCGCCTTCACCATTCCCGTGTTCCTGCTGAGCATGACCGGGATGTGGCCCGGCATCCACGCCGGGTGGCGGAATGCCTGGCTGCTGTGGTTCTTCGCCACCCCGGTTCAGTTTTACGCGGGATGGCGCTTTTACCGGGGGGCCTGGTCTGCGCTCCGTCACAGGCTGGCGGACATGAACGTCCTCATCGCCGTGGGGACGTCGGCCGCCTACCTGTATAGCCTGGCCATGACCGTGGCCCCGGGGTATTTCCGCAGCCGGGGATTCAGCACGGATGTTTACTACGACACTTCCTGCGTGATCATCACCCTGGTCCTGTTCGGGCGCTGGGTGGAAGCGGTGGCCAAGGGACGCACCTCGGAAGCCATTCGGCGCCTGATGAGCCTGACGCCCCCCACCGCCCGCGTCCTGCGCGAAGGCGGGGAAGTGGAGATCCCGGTGGAACAGGTGGTCCCGGGCGACCTGGTGGTGGTGCGGCCGGGCGAGAGGATCCCCGTGGATGGCCAGGTGGTGGAAGGCCACAGCACGGTAGACGAGTCCATGCTCACCGGCGAAAGTCTCCCCGTAGACAAACAACCGGGAGACGAGGTGGTGGGCGGCACGGTTAACCAGACCGGCTCCCTGCGCTTCCGGGCCACGCGGGTGGGACGGGACACCGTGCTTTCCCAGATCGTCCGCCTGGTGGAGCAGGCCCAGTCTGCCAAGCCGCCCATCCAGCGGCTTGCGGATCGGGTGGCCGGCTACTTTGTCCCCGCGGTGGTCGGCGTCGCCGTGGTAACGTTCCTGGTGTGGTACCTGGCGGGGCCGGCCCCGTCATTCCTGTACGCCCTGCTCAACTTCGTGGCCGTCCTGATCGTGGCCTGCCCCTGTGCCCTGGGGTTGGCCACCCCCACCGCCATCATGGTGGGCACGGGCCGGGGTGCGGAACTGGGTGTGCTGGTGCGGGACGGGGGCAGCCTGGAGGAACTCCACCGGGTGCGGGCGGTGGTACTGGACAAGACGGGCACCATCACCCGGGGTGAACCATCTCTTACCGACGTGGTCGGTCCCGCGGAGGTGTTGCGCTGGGCGGCGGCGGTGGAGAACCAGTCCGAGCACCCCCTGGCACGGGCCGTGGTGGCGGGGGCCTCCGCGCGGGGCATCGAGGCGCCGGCCTGCCAGGATTTCGTCGCCGTTCCCGGTAAGGGCGTCACCGGCACGGCGGAGGGGCGCCGGGTCAGCGTGGGGTCGGCCCGCTTGCTTGACGAAGAGGGCCTGGTTGAGCCCGAGGGCCTGAAGGCAGAGGCGGAGCGTCTGGCCGGTGCGGGCAAGACGGTCATGTACGTGGTGGTGGATGGCCGGGTGATGGGCTTGCTGGCGGTGGCCGACACGGTGAAGCCGGGCGCCCCGGAGGCAGTGCGTGTCCTGCGACAGATGGGGTTGCAGGTGGTGATGCTCACGGGCGACAACCGGCGTGCCGCCATGGCGGTGGCGCAGCAGGTGGGCATCGAGCGGGTGCTGGCAGAGGTACTCCCCGCCCAGAAGGCCCAGGCCGTGCAGGGGTTGCAGCGGGAAGGCCTGCGGGTGGCCATGGTCGGTGACGGCATCAATGATGCCCCGGCTCTGGCCCAGGCGGACGTGGGGATAGCTATCGGCACCGGCACCGATGTGGCCATGGAAGCCGCCGACATCACGGTGATGTCGGGGGATCTGCGCGGGGTGGTGACCGCGCTGCAACTGGGGCGGGCCACCATCCGCACCATCAGGGCCAACCTGTTCTGGGCTTTTGTGTACAACAGCCTGGGTATCCCGGTGGCGGCGGGGGTGCTGTACCCGTTCACGGGGGTGCTGCTCAATCCCATGCTGGCCGCCCTGGCCATGGCCCTCAGTTCGGTATCCGTGGTGACCAACTCCCTGCGGCTGCGCCGTTTCCGCCCCTTCCTCCAGGCCGCCTAG
- a CDS encoding response regulator transcription factor, giving the protein MTVAQERILVVEDEPGIRRVVRAYLERAGYEVLEAGSGEEALDLVASRRPSLVILDLMLPGMPGEEVCRCLRRDSDIPVIMLTARAHEDDRIAGLGMGADDYVVKPFSPRELVARVKTVLRRAGRPAGEPLQRGDLIIDPERHQVRRGNEVIPVTPSEFRLLYTLAREPGRVFTREELVARVAGEDFEGYDRTVDAHVKNLRQKLGDSARQPRYIASVYGVGYRFVGGTGVG; this is encoded by the coding sequence ATGACGGTGGCACAGGAGCGCATCCTGGTCGTGGAAGACGAGCCCGGCATCCGCAGGGTGGTGCGGGCTTACCTGGAGCGGGCCGGATACGAGGTGCTGGAGGCAGGGAGCGGCGAGGAGGCCCTGGATCTGGTGGCTTCCCGGCGCCCTTCCCTCGTGATCCTGGATCTCATGTTGCCCGGCATGCCGGGGGAGGAAGTATGCCGGTGCCTGCGGCGGGACTCGGACATACCGGTGATCATGCTCACGGCGCGGGCGCATGAGGACGACCGCATAGCGGGGCTCGGCATGGGCGCCGATGATTATGTGGTCAAGCCTTTCAGCCCCCGCGAACTGGTGGCGCGGGTCAAGACCGTCCTGCGGCGGGCCGGGCGGCCGGCAGGAGAGCCGCTGCAACGGGGTGACCTGATCATAGATCCCGAGCGCCACCAAGTCAGGCGAGGGAACGAGGTGATCCCGGTCACCCCTTCCGAATTCCGGTTGCTGTATACCCTGGCACGGGAGCCGGGGCGGGTATTCACCCGCGAGGAACTGGTGGCCAGGGTGGCGGGCGAGGATTTCGAGGGGTATGACCGTACCGTGGACGCCCACGTGAAGAACCTCCGTCAGAAGCTGGGCGATTCGGCCCGCCAGCCGCGCTACATCGCCTCCGTCTACGGCGTGGGATACCGCTTTGTGGGGGGAACAGGAGTTGGGTAG